A DNA window from Actinomadura coerulea contains the following coding sequences:
- a CDS encoding tetratricopeptide repeat protein encodes MIESPDAVSDDAARLCEEARGLAESGEAERAALLFEKVLALGDTPFRARAALGLAVVLDDAGHVERAREADRAAIATADPEYGPRAAYHLALTHERAGEHERAAPAWRVVVDFGNPAYLPPAHLALARIADDAGDFDTARDHWEAVIATGDAEYGPPAAHDLAQRLLERDEPARAQRVLTAGLKLIDRGAAPYAYGRLAVALGISYLDQAIGAFGAALGEEPADPEVGPLATELLARTLPLRGRGAEAGEVWRRGLAEPGTAGQVRARLRRDFGDADDDGDLWWEPVVEHAVSDGTLPALAGEAFGALDHMYALLAVRYAERRTGDARETLGKAVRVPGGYTWGPLLHESFAERFRLATGSAVPDWTEG; translated from the coding sequence ATGATCGAGTCTCCGGACGCGGTATCCGACGACGCGGCGCGACTGTGCGAGGAGGCCCGCGGCCTCGCCGAGAGCGGTGAGGCCGAGAGGGCCGCACTGCTGTTCGAGAAGGTGCTCGCGCTGGGCGACACCCCCTTCCGGGCGCGGGCGGCGCTGGGGCTGGCGGTCGTCCTGGACGACGCCGGGCACGTGGAGCGCGCCAGGGAGGCCGACCGGGCGGCGATCGCCACCGCCGACCCCGAGTACGGGCCGCGCGCCGCCTACCACCTGGCGCTCACCCACGAGCGCGCGGGCGAGCACGAGCGGGCGGCGCCGGCGTGGCGGGTCGTGGTCGACTTCGGCAACCCCGCCTACCTGCCGCCCGCCCATCTGGCGCTCGCCCGAATCGCCGACGACGCCGGCGACTTCGACACCGCCCGCGACCACTGGGAGGCGGTGATCGCGACCGGGGACGCCGAGTACGGGCCGCCCGCCGCGCACGACCTGGCCCAGCGGCTGCTGGAGCGCGACGAGCCCGCCCGGGCCCAGCGGGTCCTGACCGCCGGGCTCAAGCTGATCGACCGGGGCGCCGCCCCCTACGCGTACGGGCGGCTCGCCGTCGCGCTCGGCATCTCCTACCTCGACCAGGCGATCGGCGCGTTCGGCGCGGCGCTGGGGGAGGAGCCGGCCGACCCGGAGGTCGGGCCGCTGGCCACCGAACTGCTGGCGCGGACGCTGCCGCTGCGCGGCCGGGGCGCCGAGGCGGGCGAGGTGTGGCGGCGGGGGCTCGCCGAGCCCGGCACCGCGGGGCAGGTGCGGGCGCGGCTGCGCCGCGACTTCGGCGACGCCGACGACGACGGCGACCTGTGGTGGGAGCCGGTCGTCGAGCACGCCGTGTCGGACGGGACGCTCCCCGCCCTCGCCGGCGAGGCGTTCGGCGCCCTCGACCACATGTACGCGCTGCTCGCCGTCCGGTACGCCGAACGCCGGACGGGCGACGCCCGCGAGACCCTCGGCAAGGCGGTCCGGGTGCCCGGCGGGTACACGTGGGGGCCGCTGCTGCACGAGAGCTTCGCAGAGCGGTTCCGCCTGGCGACGGGCTCGGCCGTCCCGGACTGGACCGAGGGCTAG